A region of the Stieleria neptunia genome:
AGACGGCGGAAAGATGATGGGAGGTAGCTTCGTCTACGGCGGGGCCCTTAACTTTCAAAAACAACCGGACGGTCGCTGGCGTTCTGGCCAGATGCAGCCGGACACCAAATTGGAAGTCACGATTGTCAAGATCGATCAAGGCAATCGAGACGCACCGTCCCCGTCACCCGGTGAAGATCCCGAGGATAAGTCTCAGGAGTTCGACTATGTGGCCGACGCGCAAACCGTGTCGTTGGCGGAAGGTGACACGAAGGAGATTGTGTTCGTGATGGAAAAACGAGTTGGCAGGAAAGAGGAATCCAAGCAAAACGACGCCAAGCCGGCAGACGCCAATTAGTATTCGGAGGGACCGATCCGATGACTGCGATTCGCTTCATACTTCTGCTCGCTCTTGCATCGCCCCTCGGCGAAGCTGCTGAACCGTCGAGCACCGTCAACTACCAGCGGCACATCTCGCCGCTGTTTAGCAAGTTCGGTTGCAACGCGGGCGCGTGCCACGGCGCCGCTGAAGGGCAAGGCGGTTTCAAACTCAGTTTGTTCGGCTTTGATGCTGCTGCGGACTACCAAGCTATCATCGATCAGGACGCTGAGCGTGTGGCGAAATCACCGGACCAAAGTTTGCTGCTTCTCAAGCCAAGCGGAAACTTGGATCATGAAGGCGGCACGCGATTCAACGTCGATTCACCCTCTTATGAGTTGGTTAAACGCTGGATTCGAGAAGGCGCAAAAAACGAAGTACTCGGTGCACTGGTCGAACTTTCCATTGTCCCCGCTCAAGTCAATCTAAGCTCCACCACCCCGGAGGCCGATTTCAAAGTTGTCGCCCGGTTCGCCGATGACTCGAGACTGGACGTTACCAACGTTTCCAAGTTGCACGTTTTAGATGATTCGCTAGCGAAAGTTGACACCAGCGGAAGGCTCACTCGCATCGGTAATGGAGACACATCCATCATCGCCACCTACGGCGGACGCTCGGCCAGCGCGGCGGTTCTGTTAGTTGACGATCCGGAAAACACACTGAGATTGGAACCACCTGCAAACGAAGTCGACGAGTGGATTAACCGCAAGCTGGTGCGGCTACAGATTTCTCCCGCAGAGAAAACGGACGACTATGCATTCCTAAGACGACTTTATCTGATCGCAACGGGGCGTTTGCCGACACCGATAGAAATCCAATCGTTTGTTGCTGACTCAAGTGGCGACAAACGCTCCCGAGCGATCGATCGTGTACTCGTCTCGCCACAGCACGCGAGCCTCTGGGCGACTCGGATGTGTGAAATCACCGGCAGCCGAGAACATTTGTCTTCAGATGCCGCTGTCGCAGAGAAACAGCAGCGGCGATGGCATGAGTGGTTTCGCATTCGCTTTGCCGACAACACGCCATACGATCAAATCGCTCGTAGCGTTTTGACAGCGACATCCCGCGATCGGCATGCAGTGGGCGAGTTTATTAGACGTTGCGCGGAAACGCCCACCGACGTGGCGTTGGATGCCGCATCCTACGCGGCCAAGCCGACATTGGATCTATACTGGGCGCGCCGAGAAGCAAATGAACGGGTCAACCTCGAGTCATTGTCGGAACGCACTGCCGCCGCCTTTCTCGGCGTTCGAATGGAATGTGCTCGCTGCCACAAGCATCCGTTCGATCGCTGGACTCAGAATGACCATCGGTCCTTTGCCAATGTGTTTGCCCAAATTCGATACGGTTTGTCCCCCGAACTGCGTTCGGGATTGGCCAACGCGCTCGAAGAGCGTCGTGCAAGTATCGCTGCAGGCGAAAGTCCACTCCGCATTCCGCGTATCCGTGAAGTCTACGTCACGGACAACCGTTCTGCGAACTTCCGCGATGCCACAACCATGGAAGTACTAAAGCCGAGGCCACTGGGCGGCGCCCCGTTCGAGCCAGAAGGAGATCGCCGCGAGCAGTTCGTCCAGTGGCTCTTGCAGCCTGACAATCCCTTTTTTGCTCGCAACATTGTGAACCGTGTTTGGGCGTTCTATTTCGGTCGCGGAATCACAGAACCGGTCGACGCGTTCTCGGCTTCAAACCCGCCGTCTCATCCAGAGCTTTTGGATTGGCTTGAAAAGGATTTTGTTGCCAGTGGCTATGACATCCGCCGGTTGGAGCGGATGATTTTGAACTCGAATGCTTGGCAGAGAGCTGCCACGATTGCAACGGATCGCAGAAACAACAGTCGCAACTATTCTCGCTTCCAAGTACGGATTCTGCCAGCCGCAGTCATCGTAGATGCTATCGCTGACGTTGCAGGAGACAGCGACCAACGGGCCGTTGAATCTCCGTTGTTCCGCCCTAAAACATCGGGCGCGACGGAGTACTTCCAAGTGTTCGATCGTCCCGAGCGAGTTGCAACATGCGATTGCGAACGAAGTGATGCTCCTTCGTTGCGACAGACCATGCTACTCCTCTCCGACGACACGCTCTTGGAGCGCCTCCGAAAGGGAATCGCCGAAGACTTCACTCACATTCGCAGGGATCGGAAACGAGTGAGGCAATTGTTCTTCACCACGCTTTCTCGCCCGCCGACGAGAGACGAGCGTAAAACGGCGATGGAATACTTGAGCGAATCCGAGGACCGGGTTGAAGCTGTCGTCGATTTGGCTTGGAGTCTTGTGACGACACGTGAGTTTTTCACCAACCACTGAATCCAACAGAGCACCTACCATCACCAGAAGGGTAAAGAGTATGAGCGTGAAGTCGAAAATCTCGCGTCGAAGTGCTTTGTGCATCGGCCCAGCGGCACTGGTAGGGCTCAATCTTTCCCCAGCCATTTTGGCTCTCGCGGCGACCTCAACAGGAAAAGCCAAGAACGTGATCATGGTTTGGCTCGATGGCGGGCCCTCCACGATCGACATGTGGGATCTAAAACCTGAGGCACCCGACCACATTCGCGGCGAATTTAAACCGATCTCCACCCGTGCGTCGGGAATTCAAATCTGTGAACACTTTCCAGAGCTCGCCAAGATCATGGATCGTTGTCTGTTGATCCGAAGTGTGACACATAACATTCCTGCTCACGGCCCCGGGGCACAATATTTGCTAACTGGCCAGCTGCCGTCTGCAGCAGTCGACTACCCTTCCGTCGGTTCATTGGTTTCAAGCCAACTTGCCGACGCGAGCGTTTCCATTCCACCTTATGTGACGTTTGCCGCGCCGCCAGCGGCGGGAGCAGGATACCTCGGATCGGCTTGGAATCCGTTTGATCTAGACCCTGATGCTCGCGAGCTGCCTCGCGGAGTCTCGTTGAATCGCAGCGGTGACCCCAACAACGTAAGTTTGCAACTCAAGCAATTTCAAAAACGACTTGCCCTACGCAAACGATTCGACTCTGGATTTGATCGGCTCAATCAGGACGAAGTCGTCGACGGGCTGCATCGCTTCTCGCAACAAGCCGCCGATGTACTTTTAAAGGATACGATTCGCGATGCACTCGATTTGGAAACTGAAAAGACGAAACGTCTGGTAAAGTTTGGTTCGGGAAGTCTGGGCCGCAACGCACTTCGAGCAAGCCGGCTGATTGAAGCAGGTGCTCGATTTGTGACTGCTACCTTCGGTGGCTGGGACACGCATCAAGGCAATTTCACGACGCTTCGTCAGAATCTGCTTCCGCAACTGGACAAGGCACTGTCGGCATTGATCCTTAATCTGGAGGAACGTGGACTACTCGAGTCGACCATTGTCTACTGTGTCGGAGAGTTTAGCCGGACTCCGATCGTCAATGGCAATGCCGGTCGCGATCATCACTCACGTGCCATGACTGCCCTGCTTGCCGGCGGCGGCTTCCCTGCGGGCACCGCAGTCGGAGCAACCGATAAGGAAGGACACGAACCGATCGATTCCCCGTGTTCGCCCACAAAGCTGCTGGCTACGGTTTTAGATCAGCTTGGCATCGACACCGACACGAAAGTCAAAACGCCCTCCGGCCGTAACATCCGTGTTGTTCCCCAGGGTGTCGCTCCGCTAAGGTTGAACTAGAGCCTTCAGCAAAGCGGACCAGTCGTCTTGATCTAAGGGGGCAGACCTCTTGGATGCTTCTTTCTACTGCGACAGCCGAATCACTGATGCTCCCTCGTTGCTCTCGCGGCCATCAGCACGCACCGCAGTGACCTTGATGGTCATCTGCTCGACTTGCTTTAGGTCGGCGGATTCGTAGACGAAATCGGTGACTGTGATGTCTGAAGCGACCAGCTCATAGTCCGGTGCGTTGCCGACCGCGCGGTACAGTTTGTATGACGCTGCATTCGTGCTGCCGGTCCAAGAGAGCTGGACTTGATCTGCTGCAGATTCCTTGTTGATCTTGAGATTCGTGGGCGCGAGCACCGCAGTGCAGGCCGGGATGTCCGTGACCACATAGGTCTGGCCCTTGGTGGTCTTGATGCGAACTTGGTCACTGCCCTTGGCAACGAAGTCTACCGTCATTCCTGCCGGGGTCTTGATCACGGCCAGGGCGACGTTGGGGTACCTTAAGTCCAGGTTCCCGCCGGATTTTGACAACACTTCCAGCCGACTCGCGTGACCGCCGGTCCACTCCGCCGAGACCTCGAAGTTGCCCCGCGCCAAGAGGCCCCGGTAGCTGCCTTGCGACCATACCGCGGGCATTGCCGTCAACGGAGCCACGACATGATCCTGGCTCTGTAGAAGCATCTCAGCCACGCCCGCCGTGGCGCCATAGTTCGCGTCGGCTTGGAATAGCGGTCCGCCCCGGTGGTCGTTGAATAGGTTGTGCAGGTAGTTTCCGCCCAACAACGCTTCATAGAACGAGTAAGCTTCTTCGCCGTCATGAACTCTGGCCCACATCGCGATCCGCTCGGCGCGTGACCATCCAATGTTGCTCTTGTTGGTGCGTTTGGTCAGGCTGACCTTGGCGGCATCAAGCCAGGCCGGCGTGGTGTCGTTGATCAATTGGCCCGGATACAGCCCGAGCAGCATGGAGGTGTGCCGGTGGGCGGGGTCGCCGATCTCGCCGTAGTATTGCTCCTGACGAAATTCCTTGATCTGCCCCGACTTGCCGATCTGGATCGGGTCCAGCAGCGGCAACTGGGTCTTGAGTGTGGACAATCGGCTATCGCTACGCCCCAGAATCTCGGCCGCCGTCAAGGTGTTGTGGTGGTTTTCGTAGAACATCTGCTGGTCGAAGGTGGTACCAACGGTGTTCCGCAGCTTTTGCTCCGGGGACGAGGAAGGGTTGGCCAGCAGGACGCCATCCACGTCGGTTACGAATCGGGAGACAAAGTTTGCCTGGTCGTACATGACGGGATACACCTTGTCCGCCAGCAGGGACGGATCGCGAGTGTAGTCGTAATAGTCCCAGAACATTTGAGCGATCCAAGAACCTGTGCCGAAGCCTGCAACGATGGACCTGCCAGGCACGTTGTACGGGTTGGTCCAGAACGGTCCGGCCCAGCCGTTGTCGCCACCTGGGTCGAGCTGCGAGGGATTGAACTCACCGATGTACTGCGTCGCGTGCAAACGCTGCCGCGGCACGAAGGCGTTGAAGTAGCCGATGTAGGACTCGAACAGCTCCGGCATGTTGGCACTGAAGGCCGGCGCGTAGGCCATCTGCAGGTTCGTGTCGTGCAGGTACTGGGACGCCCACGGCGGATCGCTATAGACGTTCCAGATGCCCTGCAGGTGAGGCGGAAGCGTGCCTGCCCTGGAGGAACAGATCAGCATGTAACGCCCGAATTGGAACGCGAGTTCTTCAAGGTAGCGGCTCGATTTGCCATCGGGGTAGGCATCGACCAGTTCGTCGGTGCAGACTGTCGGTTCCGTGGCACCGAGGTCAAGGCTCACACGGTCGTAAAGCTCCTTGTAGTCGGCCTGATGGTTCGCCAACAACTGTTCGTACGACTTTGTCGCCGC
Encoded here:
- a CDS encoding glycoside hydrolase family 95 protein — encoded protein: MTAVFAVFTLAWTGVMLVSELSAAEPAPGSLADEADKTLRLWYDEPAPDSDAGWVNRSIPMGNGYMGANVFGGTASERIQITENSLYDSTEGRGLRRGGLNNFAEVYLDFGHNDTSNYERELNLNEGVSHVRYQRDGVEYLREYFTSYPDKVLAIRLSASKAGMLSFTLRPTIPFLGSGKSGSVVAKDDTITLSGVMNYFNVKYEGQFKVIPAGGTMMAANKNSQGTITISDADSAVILLAVGTNYQFDPQVFLTNENAEKLSSFPHPHAKVTRYLGDAATKSYEQLLANHQADYKELYDRVSLDLGATEPTVCTDELVDAYPDGKSSRYLEELAFQFGRYMLICSSRAGTLPPHLQGIWNVYSDPPWASQYLHDTNLQMAYAPAFSANMPELFESYIGYFNAFVPRQRLHATQYIGEFNPSQLDPGGDNGWAGPFWTNPYNVPGRSIVAGFGTGSWIAQMFWDYYDYTRDPSLLADKVYPVMYDQANFVSRFVTDVDGVLLANPSSSPEQKLRNTVGTTFDQQMFYENHHNTLTAAEILGRSDSRLSTLKTQLPLLDPIQIGKSGQIKEFRQEQYYGEIGDPAHRHTSMLLGLYPGQLINDTTPAWLDAAKVSLTKRTNKSNIGWSRAERIAMWARVHDGEEAYSFYEALLGGNYLHNLFNDHRGGPLFQADANYGATAGVAEMLLQSQDHVVAPLTAMPAVWSQGSYRGLLARGNFEVSAEWTGGHASRLEVLSKSGGNLDLRYPNVALAVIKTPAGMTVDFVAKGSDQVRIKTTKGQTYVVTDIPACTAVLAPTNLKINKESAADQVQLSWTGSTNAASYKLYRAVGNAPDYELVASDITVTDFVYESADLKQVEQMTIKVTAVRADGRESNEGASVIRLSQ
- a CDS encoding DUF1549 and DUF1553 domain-containing protein, coding for MTAIRFILLLALASPLGEAAEPSSTVNYQRHISPLFSKFGCNAGACHGAAEGQGGFKLSLFGFDAAADYQAIIDQDAERVAKSPDQSLLLLKPSGNLDHEGGTRFNVDSPSYELVKRWIREGAKNEVLGALVELSIVPAQVNLSSTTPEADFKVVARFADDSRLDVTNVSKLHVLDDSLAKVDTSGRLTRIGNGDTSIIATYGGRSASAAVLLVDDPENTLRLEPPANEVDEWINRKLVRLQISPAEKTDDYAFLRRLYLIATGRLPTPIEIQSFVADSSGDKRSRAIDRVLVSPQHASLWATRMCEITGSREHLSSDAAVAEKQQRRWHEWFRIRFADNTPYDQIARSVLTATSRDRHAVGEFIRRCAETPTDVALDAASYAAKPTLDLYWARREANERVNLESLSERTAAAFLGVRMECARCHKHPFDRWTQNDHRSFANVFAQIRYGLSPELRSGLANALEERRASIAAGESPLRIPRIREVYVTDNRSANFRDATTMEVLKPRPLGGAPFEPEGDRREQFVQWLLQPDNPFFARNIVNRVWAFYFGRGITEPVDAFSASNPPSHPELLDWLEKDFVASGYDIRRLERMILNSNAWQRAATIATDRRNNSRNYSRFQVRILPAAVIVDAIADVAGDSDQRAVESPLFRPKTSGATEYFQVFDRPERVATCDCERSDAPSLRQTMLLLSDDTLLERLRKGIAEDFTHIRRDRKRVRQLFFTTLSRPPTRDERKTAMEYLSESEDRVEAVVDLAWSLVTTREFFTNH
- a CDS encoding DUF1501 domain-containing protein; its protein translation is MSFSPTTESNRAPTITRRVKSMSVKSKISRRSALCIGPAALVGLNLSPAILALAATSTGKAKNVIMVWLDGGPSTIDMWDLKPEAPDHIRGEFKPISTRASGIQICEHFPELAKIMDRCLLIRSVTHNIPAHGPGAQYLLTGQLPSAAVDYPSVGSLVSSQLADASVSIPPYVTFAAPPAAGAGYLGSAWNPFDLDPDARELPRGVSLNRSGDPNNVSLQLKQFQKRLALRKRFDSGFDRLNQDEVVDGLHRFSQQAADVLLKDTIRDALDLETEKTKRLVKFGSGSLGRNALRASRLIEAGARFVTATFGGWDTHQGNFTTLRQNLLPQLDKALSALILNLEERGLLESTIVYCVGEFSRTPIVNGNAGRDHHSRAMTALLAGGGFPAGTAVGATDKEGHEPIDSPCSPTKLLATVLDQLGIDTDTKVKTPSGRNIRVVPQGVAPLRLN